AACCATTCTTCATATTCCATAAAATAATTTTCAAATGCTTCAATTTTAGCCATGGTTTTCCCTCCCTCTATTATACTTTGAGATAATTGTATCACAAAAATTATAATGTTTTTATATATTATTATATTTTTCTTTTTACAAAAAATAGAGGGCTTTACCCTCTATTTTTATTTAGTACTTTTTAAAATATCAAATAATCATTATTAACCGCCATATTTGCAATTATCCTCGAGATAATACTTTCTGAACCCTCATTTAGATTAACACCTTCATTTGTTATACCGTCATAACATCCACCTGTTTCACTATCAATAAGACTTATCTTTTTTGAATTTTCTCCTAAATACCATTTATCACATTTTATAGCTTTTTCCATGTATTTTCTCTCTTTTAAAACATGATATGCTTCAACATACATTAATGCTGTTTCACATGCCTCTATAGGCTGTTCATCAAATTCAGCCGGTTCTTTATTCTTCTTAAACCAGCCTTTGCAACCCACTGGTTTAAAATAATCATTCTTAAAGTATATCCTTTCCAAAAAATTCATACTTTCAATTGCTGCATCCAAAATCTCTTTTTTCTTTATTACACTATATGACTTTATTAATGCCCATGGAATTAACGCATTGCTGTATGTTATCGTATCTTCAAACCATTTCCATTTTTCATCTGCATTTTTATTATATTGCTCCAATAGGTCATTTGAAAGTAAATTAATCATATCCTTTATATCATTTACTATATCATTTACATTAAAACTGCTAATTTTAGAATTATACAAATAGCATAAACCTATAAGTGTATATGCTTTACTTCTAACGTAACTCAACTTATAAACATTGGGCAGTGCTTTTTTTAATAAATGAATAGCGGAATTTTTAAGCCCTTTTGGTAACGAGATATTCAGAATATATCCCAAAGACCATAAACACCTGCCGAAGCAATCCTCTGAACCGGTTTCTTCTATAAATTTTCTGTTGTAATCCATGAAGTTTTTAAACATGCCTTTATCATTTTGAGCATAAAGCAGGAAAGACATGTATTTATATAAAAGCCCCAAAAGTCTATTATCTTTATATGTTTCATATAGCATTGATATGGCAATAAGTGCTCTTGAATTGTCATCTGTCGTATATCCTTTGCTAAGGTCAGGTGTGGCGTACAGTGAATGCTGAAAAATACCTGTATCATCGGTAAGTCTTAAGATATGGTCAACAGATAAATCCTTCTTCCTCATACAGCTTTACCCTTTGTTTCGCAAGAATCCAATACCGCCAAAAATAGCTTTACATACATATGTGCAACATTATCCCACATCATAGACTTGCCGAATTTTTTCATTTCTAATTCCATAAGTCTTTTTTTCTCGGGATTTTCAAGTACATATTCAATACATTTGGCTAAGGAATCAGAATCTTTAAAATCTGCAAATAATCCTCTGCCTTCATTTAAAATTTCTTCAGCATATTTATACGGCGTCGATATAATAAGTTTTCCTAAACCGGCAGCATATGCCATTGTACCGCTAACTGCCTGTTCCTTTCCAAGATATGGTGTCATATATATTTCTGATATGTTAAGATACTCTATTACTTCCTTCTTAGTAAGAAATTTGTTAATAAATTTTACATTATCATCTATACCCAAATTTTTAACAAGTTTTTTAAGTTTATCCCTGTATTCTTCACCGAATTTTTTCTTTAAATTGGGATGTGTTTCACCCAAAATAAGATACAATATATTGTTATACTTCCTTGCGACCTTTGAAACAGCTTCAATACCGTATTCTATGCCCTTACCCGGATTAATCAGTCCAAATGTACTTATAATTGTTCTTCCTTTAAGTCCATATTTCTCTTTAAGAATTTCCTTAGGCAATACAGGTATACTTGGCACCCCATGTGGAATAACTTCAATTTTATCCTTATTTATTTCATACACATTTTTAAGCAATGGTATAACATTTTTAGCCATTACCACGATTTTATCACTTTTCTTACCGAGTTCTTTTAAAATAAAAAGCTGCTTTTCACTGGGATTTGAAAGAACGGTATGAAATACCGTTATAAATGGAATATTCAGCTTATCTATAAGGTCTATGATATATTCTCCATCCTCCCCGCCGTATATTCCATATTCATGTTCTATTACCAAGAGGTCAATATCTGATTTATTTAATTTTTCTGCAAGTTTAATATAACAATCTCTATTATATTGCTTTAATTCATATTTAACATCCTCATCATATTCATAATCACCATTGTCTATTGCAATAATTATAGGAGGATTAATAAGCTTAATCTTTTTAATCTCATTTACAAGGTCTTGTGTAAATGTAGCAATTCCGCATTCTCTCGGCGGATATGTGCTTAAAAATGCTATTTTTTTACCTATTGATTTCTCGCCCACTATTAAAACCCCCTTTATCTAACTAATTAAAACGGTATCAAGAACTTCGGTATCCCTTTTTACAATACATTTTGATGTAATAACGGCATTGCAAAGTTTAACAGATTCATTTATTCTGACATTATCCCATATTACACTGGACTTAATCGTACTTTTGTAACCAATATATGATTCATTACCTATTACTGCATATGGTCCAATTTTTGCATAAGCATCTATAAAAACATTATTGCCTATGTATGCAGGTCCAAAAATTCTTGCGGTTGGATGTATTTTAACACCCTTTTCAATAATAATGCCTTTTTTATCTAATAAAATTTCACCTTTGTTTTTACATAAGATTCTGCACTTTCCCGTAAGTATATCTTCATGAACCTTCTTATATTTATTTAGCGTGCCTATATCTATCCAATATCCATGAAATTTATATGCCGCCAAATTATATCCTTTTTTAAGTAAGGACGGATATGTTTCTTTTTCTATTGATACTACACTATTTGCCGGTATTTCCTTCAATACCTCAGGTTCAAATATATATACACCCGCATTGATAAACTTAGAAGAAGTTTCACCGATTTTTGGTTTTTCCTTAAAGGCTGTTACAAATCCACTGTCATTAAATTCAATAACTCCATATTGGGAAGGGTCTTGAACTTCGGTCATTGCAATAGTAACATGCGCTTTCTTTTCTTTGTGGTATCTTATAAGTTCGGCATAATCTATGTCACTGACAATATCGGAATTTAAAATAATAAACGTATCATCAAAAAATTCTTCAGCTTTTTTAATTGCTCCACCTGTACCAAGAGGAATATCCTCTGTGATATAATTTATTTTTACACCAAGTTCTGCTCCATCTTTTAAAAAATCTTTTATATGCTTTGATTTATAGCAGGTACTTAAAACAACCTCATCAACCCCATAATTTTTAAGATTTAATATGGTTCTTTCCAAAAGGGGTTTCCCCATAATAAGAACCATTGGTTTAGGTAAATTATTTGTAATAGGTCTTAATCTTGTGCCTTTGCCTCCAGCTAATAATAAGGCTTTCATAAGCATTCCTCCTCTACAATTGTTTTTTATAAAAATATATTAAGTTTTATCGTTTTGTTAAATAACTTAATTTTAATGTAAAATGAATTTAAAAATGTAATTATAAATTTTTATTTTGTATGTTTATATGTGATTTAAAATGTTATTATATGATTAGCACTTTAAATGTTTGGCTCCTATTATTTTCATTATACTTAATAATATTACTTATGTCAAGTATAATATTACCAAAATTTATCTTAATAAATAAAAAGACCTTTACTTAAAGGTCTTTTTACTCAAATTTAATATCCTTCATATCAAGTGCAGCAACACCGATTACCGTATCAGCACCTCCATAATAAACGTATATTACCCCGTCTTTAATCGCATTACCACAACTAAATACTACATTTGGAGTATATCCATTGATTTCCCACTCCAGTTCCGGTTCCAAAATAGGTTCTTTCTGCCTCGCAATTACCTTGCTTGGGTCATTAAAATCTAATAAAGCAGCTCCTAACCTATATACATGATTATCATCTGCACCATGATATATCAAAAACCATCCTTCTTTTGTTGCAATTGGAGGACCTGCAATACCTACTCTTATACTTTCCCATGACCCTTCAATTGGTTTAATAATTCTTTTATGCCCATACCAGTTCTTCAAATCATCAGAAAAAGCAATCCATATATCCGGATGCCTCCTGTGAAACATAACATATTTCCCATTTATTTTCTGCGGGAATAATGCTGCATCCTTATTAGGTTCATTTAGTACAATGCCATGTCTTTTCCAATCAATCAGATTTTTTGATGTGGCTAAACATATTCTGTAATCCTCATCATATCTACCGCCAAAGCCTATATACATCATATAATAAATATCATCAATTTTAACAATTCTCGGGTCTTCACATCCTCTTAATTCTTGTTCTACATCGTTGCTCAATATAGGTTGTAATCGCCTTGTAAAATTTATCCCATCCTTAGATACCGCATATCCAAGTCTTGAAATGTAATTTCCATATCTTTTATTGGGTCCTATGTCTGTTGCTCTATAAATTAAATGAAATAAATTATTGTCATATATGGCTGCACAGTTAAATACAGCCGCACTTTGCCAATTACTTTCTTTCAATGGTGTTAAAACAGGTTTATTTATTAATCGCTTTAATTTAATCATTGATATTATGCCCCCTTTTATAAGATATTAGGAATAATAGATGAAAGAACTAATACTACCGTAAGTACGATCAAGATAACTATTGTACTCCATGCAATTCCATTATTAACAGGTTTATTTATATAATTCCCCATTATATCTTTATTGTTTACAAGCATTATCATTGATATAAGCACCACCGGCAGCAGTATTCCATTTATCACCTGTGTCCAGATGGTTATAGCAATAAGTGGCGCATTTGGTATCAAAATAATAGCTACGGCTATAGCCATTATTGTAGTAAAAAGGAAATAAAATTGCGGAGCTTCTTCCAATTTTTTATCAACCCCTGCTTCAAATCCAAAGGCTTCACAAATATAAAATGCAGTAGCTATTGGTAAAATTGCAGCAGAAAAAACAGAAGCTATAAAAAGTCCAAATGCAAAAACCTTTGAAGCAAGAGCGCCAGCCAACGGCTTCAATGCCATTGCAGCATCTTTTGCATCATTAATTTTAATATGATTTACATGAAGAGTTGCAGCACTTGCAACTATTATAAAAAACGCAACCACAATTGTTGCAATACATCCTATGATAACATCCCATATTGTATATTTATAATCTTCTAATTTTATTCCCTTTTCTATAACTGAGGATTGCATATAAAACTGCATCCATGGTGCTATGGTGGTACCTATTACACCTATTGTCATACTTAAATAATCCGTATTAAATTCAAGCGTCGGTTTTATTATCGCCGTTCCGACCTGAGACCAATCAGGTTTTGAAAGAATTGCAGATACTCCATATGATAGAAGGAACAAACTAAATATCAAAAATACTTTTTCTGCAAACTTATATGTCCCTTTAACAATTAGAAACCATACCGCAATAGCAACAAGTGGAACAGCCAAATACTTACTTATACCAAAAACCTGCATACTCCCTGCAACACCGGCAAATTCCGTCGCTGTATTTCCGATATCGGCAGTAAAGAGTCCTAAGAAAATAAAAAAAGTTATTTTCACACCAAAATTTTCTCTAATAAGGTCAGCAAGACCTTTACCTGTAACAATACCCATTCTGGCGTTCATCTCCTGAATAACAAGAAGAACTATGAAAGATGGTATTAATGTCCACAAAAGTTTATATCCATAGGTTGCTCCTGCAACTGAATATGTCGTTATACCTCCGGCATCATTATCAACACTTCC
This is a stretch of genomic DNA from Aceticella autotrophica. It encodes these proteins:
- a CDS encoding glycosyltransferase, whose protein sequence is MRKKDLSVDHILRLTDDTGIFQHSLYATPDLSKGYTTDDNSRALIAISMLYETYKDNRLLGLLYKYMSFLLYAQNDKGMFKNFMDYNRKFIEETGSEDCFGRCLWSLGYILNISLPKGLKNSAIHLLKKALPNVYKLSYVRSKAYTLIGLCYLYNSKISSFNVNDIVNDIKDMINLLSNDLLEQYNKNADEKWKWFEDTITYSNALIPWALIKSYSVIKKKEILDAAIESMNFLERIYFKNDYFKPVGCKGWFKKNKEPAEFDEQPIEACETALMYVEAYHVLKERKYMEKAIKCDKWYLGENSKKISLIDSETGGCYDGITNEGVNLNEGSESIISRIIANMAVNNDYLIF
- a CDS encoding glycosidase produces the protein MIKLKRLINKPVLTPLKESNWQSAAVFNCAAIYDNNLFHLIYRATDIGPNKRYGNYISRLGYAVSKDGINFTRRLQPILSNDVEQELRGCEDPRIVKIDDIYYMMYIGFGGRYDEDYRICLATSKNLIDWKRHGIVLNEPNKDAALFPQKINGKYVMFHRRHPDIWIAFSDDLKNWYGHKRIIKPIEGSWESIRVGIAGPPIATKEGWFLIYHGADDNHVYRLGAALLDFNDPSKVIARQKEPILEPELEWEINGYTPNVVFSCGNAIKDGVIYVYYGGADTVIGVAALDMKDIKFE
- a CDS encoding NDP-sugar synthase, with protein sequence MKALLLAGGKGTRLRPITNNLPKPMVLIMGKPLLERTILNLKNYGVDEVVLSTCYKSKHIKDFLKDGAELGVKINYITEDIPLGTGGAIKKAEEFFDDTFIILNSDIVSDIDYAELIRYHKEKKAHVTIAMTEVQDPSQYGVIEFNDSGFVTAFKEKPKIGETSSKFINAGVYIFEPEVLKEIPANSVVSIEKETYPSLLKKGYNLAAYKFHGYWIDIGTLNKYKKVHEDILTGKCRILCKNKGEILLDKKGIIIEKGVKIHPTARIFGPAYIGNNVFIDAYAKIGPYAVIGNESYIGYKSTIKSSVIWDNVRINESVKLCNAVITSKCIVKRDTEVLDTVLIS
- a CDS encoding Nramp family divalent metal transporter, with amino-acid sequence MSGNKKTFFKNMLLFLALMGPGIITGSVDNDAGGITTYSVAGATYGYKLLWTLIPSFIVLLVIQEMNARMGIVTGKGLADLIRENFGVKITFFIFLGLFTADIGNTATEFAGVAGSMQVFGISKYLAVPLVAIAVWFLIVKGTYKFAEKVFLIFSLFLLSYGVSAILSKPDWSQVGTAIIKPTLEFNTDYLSMTIGVIGTTIAPWMQFYMQSSVIEKGIKLEDYKYTIWDVIIGCIATIVVAFFIIVASAATLHVNHIKINDAKDAAMALKPLAGALASKVFAFGLFIASVFSAAILPIATAFYICEAFGFEAGVDKKLEEAPQFYFLFTTIMAIAVAIILIPNAPLIAITIWTQVINGILLPVVLISMIMLVNNKDIMGNYINKPVNNGIAWSTIVILIVLTVVLVLSSIIPNIL
- a CDS encoding glycosyltransferase family 4 protein, which translates into the protein MGEKSIGKKIAFLSTYPPRECGIATFTQDLVNEIKKIKLINPPIIIAIDNGDYEYDEDVKYELKQYNRDCYIKLAEKLNKSDIDLLVIEHEYGIYGGEDGEYIIDLIDKLNIPFITVFHTVLSNPSEKQLFILKELGKKSDKIVVMAKNVIPLLKNVYEINKDKIEVIPHGVPSIPVLPKEILKEKYGLKGRTIISTFGLINPGKGIEYGIEAVSKVARKYNNILYLILGETHPNLKKKFGEEYRDKLKKLVKNLGIDDNVKFINKFLTKKEVIEYLNISEIYMTPYLGKEQAVSGTMAYAAGLGKLIISTPYKYAEEILNEGRGLFADFKDSDSLAKCIEYVLENPEKKRLMELEMKKFGKSMMWDNVAHMYVKLFLAVLDSCETKGKAV